A region from the Vicia villosa cultivar HV-30 ecotype Madison, WI linkage group LG3, Vvil1.0, whole genome shotgun sequence genome encodes:
- the LOC131662152 gene encoding uncharacterized protein LOC131662152 codes for MSRHSGKTTGEGIGASKLVTMSDIELEQAHLYVLHNADEVEPYVEKHKEILQSLNPNRSENWLTREHNQSFISWLKEHIFSEIAKNPYSISERLRWLANGPNSNVLSYSGYIINKYTFYTKEHDHQSTMQNSGVTLIAESVHISSSKDRNPAFSKLSYFGVIERIWELDYSCFQVPMFGCKWVDNNNGLQVDPGFMKVDLNKVGYKDEPFILASQAHQVFYVTDPADEKWSIVFLSNKINDHHTQSIDVEDDPFFNTSQSLEDESIIDDTLYMRNDHNDGIWINPSFYVTRKNKSRNPITRKRKRKS; via the coding sequence ATGTCACGACACTCTGGAAAAACAACAGGGGAAGGGATTGGTGCAAGTAAACTAGTGACCATGTCAGACATCGAATTGGAACAAGCACATTTGTATGTATTACACAATGCTGATGAGGTTGAGCCATATGTTGAAAAGCACAAGGAAATCCTTCAAAGTTTGAACCCTAACAGGAGTGAAAATTGGTTAACAAGAGAGCATAATCAAAGTTTCATATCATGGCtaaaagaacatattttttcaGAAATTGCCAAAAATCCTTATTCAATTTCAGAAAGATTGAGATGGTTAGCAAATGGTCCTAATTCAAATGTTCTATCGTACTCTGGTTATATAATTAATAAGTatacattttataccaaagaacatgATCACCAAAGCACTATGCAAAATAGCGGTGTCACACTCATAGCTGAATCTGTGCATATCTCAAGTTCCAAAGACAGAAATCCTGCATTTTCCaaattgtcatattttggggtcaTTGAACGTATTTGGGAGTTGGATTACTCATGCTTTCAAGTTCCCAtgtttggttgcaagtgggttgacaACAACAATGGCCTTCAAGTTGACCCTGGGTTCATGAAGGTCGATCTTAATAAAGTGGGTTATAAAGACGAGCCTTTTATTTTAGCATCACAAGCTCACCAAGTATTCTATGTCACTGATCCCGCCGATGAAAAGTGGTCTATTGTGTTTCTAAGTAACAAAATAAATGATCACCACACTCAAAGTATAGACGTTGAGGATGATCCTTTCTTTAATACATCGCAATCCCTTGAGGATGAATCAATTATAGATGATACTCTTTATATGAGAAACGATCACAATGATGGGATTTGGATCAATCCATCATTTTATGTAACTAGAAAAAACAAAAGTAGGAATCCAATTACAAGGAAGAGGAAAAGGAAGTCATGA
- the LOC131658540 gene encoding uncharacterized protein LOC131658540: MKRKYTMLTMLISGPKQPGNDIDIYLAPLIEDLKHMWETGVEVYDEYKKESFKLRAMLFGTINDFPAYGNLSGYSVKGQLACPVCEDNTHSIRLDHCMKNVFLGHRRFLNTNHRFRKLRKAFNGKSEEKRAPLPLTGDQLYQKVKLLSTNFGKPFSSELVTGGWKKKSIFFELPYWKSLYVRHFLDVMHIEKNVFESVVGTLLNLPGKSKDGLKARLDLQSMGIRNELQPVKREGKRTFLPPAAHTLSRKEKKILCKVLHNIKVPDGYSSNIKSVVSMKDLKLKGLKSHDCHVLMENFLPVAIRSILPENVRWTITKLCFFFKAICSKVIDPEKLPILQKEIVVTLCELEIYFPPSFFDIMVHLTVHLIMETQYCGPAYMRWMYPIERYMKIIKGYVKNRSRPEGCIVERYFVEEAIDP; the protein is encoded by the exons ATGAAGCGCAAGTACACGATGTTGACTATGTTAATTTCAGGGCCTAAGCAACCAGGAAATGATATAGACATATACTTGGCTCCattgattgaagatttgaagCATATGTGGGAGACAGGTGTAGAGGTATATGATGAGTATAAAAAGGAATCCTTCAAATTGAGGGCTATGTTATTTGGAACAATCAATGATTTTCCCGCATATGGAAATCTATCAGGTTACAGTGTCAAAGGACAGCTTGCATGCCCCGTATGTGAAGATAATACACATTCAATACGGTTGGATCACTGTATGAAAAATGTATTTCTTGGACACCGTAGATTCTTAAATACCAACCATCGTTTTCGAAAATTGAGAAAAGCATTTAATGGTAAATCAGAAGAAAAAAGAGCTCCTTTGCCTTTGACGGGTGATCAATTATACCAAAAGGTAAAGCTTTTGAGCACTAATTTTGGAAAGCCTTTTTCAAGTGAACTTGTCACGGGAGGATGGAAAAaaaagtcaattttctttgaattgccatattggaagtcgttgtatgtTAGACATTTTCTCGATGtgatgcatattgaaaaaaatgtttttgaaagTGTCGTTGGTACATTACTCAATCTTCCAGGAAAGTCAAAGGATGGCCTGAAGGCAAGGTTAGACCTGCAAAGTATGGGAATAAGAAATGAATTGCAGCCAGTTAAGAGGGAGGGTAAGCGTACATTTCTACCTCCAGCAGCTCATACTCTgtcaagaaaagagaaaaagatctTGTGTAAGGTTCTTCATAACATTAAAGTTCCAGATGGCTACTCATCAAACATTAAGAGTGTGGTATCTATGAAAGATCTCAAATTGAAGGGTTTAAAgtctcatgattgtcatgttttAATGGAGAACTTTCTTCCAGTAGCTATACGTTCCATTTTACCTGAAAATGTGCGATGGACCATAACTAAACTTTGTTTTTTCTTCAAAGCCATTTGTAGCAAAGTTATTGACCCTGAGAAGTTGCCGATATTACAAAAGGAAATTGTTGTCACATTATGTGAACTTGAGATATATTTTCCACCCtcattttttgacataatggttcatctaacCGTCCATCTTATCATGGAAACACAATATTGTGGACCGGCTTATATGAGGTGGATGTACCCGATTGAGCGTTACATGAAGATAATAAAAGGGTATGTGAAGAATCGAAGTCGACCAGAGGGTTGTATTGTTGAACGATATTTTGTTGAAGAAGCTATTGA TCCATAG
- the LOC131658541 gene encoding pectinesterase inhibitor 6-like: MAVTVSFERYARGTDNVREACIVTKYQNLCMRSLAPFSNSAGRSPGKWTRAGVSVTIGEAKNVQAYLSSFKRREHLRGRNKVALLDCIETFADAIDDLHRSLNVLRRLSRSTFGTQMGDLNTWLSSALTNEYTCLDGFQVKSDKKIKSLQNKVRKVYYVTSNTLALVNKHATTGLGSIFDP; the protein is encoded by the exons ATGGCAGTAACAGTTAGCTTTGAAA GATATGCAAGAGGAACAGACAATGTCAGAGAAGCTTGCATAGTAACTAAGTATCAAAACCTTTGTATGCGCTCACTAGCACCGTTCTCAAACAGTGCTGGACGAAGCCCTGGTAAGTGGACGAGGGCAGGGGTGTCGGTTACAATCGGAGAGGCTAAGAATGTTCAAGCTTATCTGTCAAGCTTCAAGAGGCGCGAGCATTTAAGAGGAAGAAATAAAGTTGCACTTTTAGATTGTATTGAAACTTTTGCGGATGCCATTGACGATCTTCATAGGTCACTGAATGTGCTCAGAAGGCTTAGCAGAAGCACATTTGGCACCCAAATGGGGGACCTTAATACATGGTTAAGTTCAGCCCTCACAAATGAATATACTTGCCTTGATGGGTTTCAAGTCAAAAGtgataagaaaattaaatcgcTACAAAATAAGGTTCGCAAAGTTTATTATGTAACCAGTAATACTCTAGCTCTTGTCAACAAGCATGCCACTACAGGTCTAGGAAGCATTTTTGATCCATAG